From one Phocoena sinus isolate mPhoSin1 chromosome 4, mPhoSin1.pri, whole genome shotgun sequence genomic stretch:
- the RAP2B gene encoding ras-related protein Rap-2b produces MREYKVVVLGSGGVGKSALTVQFVTGSFIEKYDPTIEDFYRKEIEVDSSPSVLEILDTAGTEQFASMRDLYIKNGQGFILVYSLVNQQSFQDIKPMRDQIIRVKRYERVPMILVGNKVDLDGEREVSFGEGKALAEEWSCPFMETSAKNKASVDELFAEIVRQMNYAAQPNGDEGCCSACVIL; encoded by the coding sequence ATGAGAGAGTACAAAGTGGTGGTGCTGGGCTCGGGCGGCGTGGGCAAGTCCGCGCTCACCGTGCAGTTCGTGACCGGCTCCTTCATCGAGAAGTACGACCCCACTATCGAGGACTTCTACCGCAAAGAGATTGAGGTGGACTCGTCGCCGTCGGTGCTGGAGATTCTGGACACGGCGGGCACGGAGCAGTTCGCGTCCATGCGGGACCTGTACATCAAGAATGGCCAGGGCTTCATCCTCGTCTATAGCCTTGTTAACCAGCAGAGCTTCCAGGACATCAAGCCCATGCGGGACCAGATCATCCGCGTGAAGCGGTACGAGCGCGTGCCCATGATCCTGGTGGGCAACAAGGTGGACCTGGACGGCGAGCGCGAGGTTTCGTTCGGCGAGGGCAAGGCCCTGGCCGAGGAGTGGAGCTGCCCCTTCATGGAGACGTCGGCCAAAAACAAAGCCTCGGTGGACGAGCTGTTCGCCGAGATCGTGAGGCAGATGAACTACGCGGCTCAGCCCAACGGCGACGAGGGCTGCTGCTCGGCCTGCGTGATCCTCTGA